The Streptomyces nigra genome includes the window GGTAGCGGTCGTTCCACTCCGTCCACAGGGGAGGGAAGGCACCCACCTGGTAGCCGCCCGAGCCGATGTCCCACGGCTCCGCGATCAGTTTCACCCGCCGCAGCACCGGGTCCTGCGCGATCACGGCGAGGAACGGCGACAGCATGTCGACGTCGTGCATCGAGCGGGCCAGCGCGGCGGCCAGGTCGAACCGGAAGCCGTCCACGCCCATCTCCGTCACCCAGTACCGCAGCGAGTCGGTGATGAGCCGCAGCACCTGCGGCTGGACGACGTGCAGGGTGTTCCCGCAGCCCGTGTAGTCGGCGTAGCGGCGGGCGTCCGCCTGCAGCCGGTAGTAGCCGCGGTTGTCGACGCCCTTCAGCGACAGCGTCGGGCCCAGCTCGCCCGCCTCCGCCGTGTGGTTGTAGACGACGTCGAGGATGACCTCGATCCCGGCCGCGTGCAGGGCGCGCACCATCCGCCGGAACTCCCCGACCTGCTGGCCGGTCGTCCCCGAGGCGGCGTACGCGGCGTGCGGGGCGAAGTAGCCGATCGAGTTGTAGCCCCAGTAGTTGCGCAGACCGCGGCGCAGCAGATGGTCCTCGTGCGCGAACTGGTGCACCGGCAGCAGCTCCACCGCCGTCACCCCCAGTTTCGCCAAGTGCTCGATCGCCGCGGGGTGCGCCAGCCCGGCGTAGGTGCCGCGCAGCTCCTCGGGAATGCCGGGGTGCAGCTTGGTGAAGCCGCGCACATGCAGCTCGTAGATGACCGAGTCGGCCCACGGCGTCTTGGGGCGGCGGTCGTCCTGCCACTCGTCGTCGGGCGCGTCGTCGTGCACGACCACGCCCTTGGGGACGTACGGCGCCGAGTCCCGCTCGTCGCGCACGGTGTCCGCGACATGCTGCTGCGGCCAGTCCCGGACGTGCCCGTACACCTCGGGCGGCAGGGTGAAGTCGCCGTCCACCGCGCGCGCGTACGGGTCGAGGAGCAGCTTCGCCGGGTTCCAGCGGGCGCCGGTCCACGGGTCCCAGCGGCCGTGCACCCGGTAGCCGTAGCGCTGGCCGGGCATCACGCCCGGTACGAAGCCGTGCCAGATCTCATGCGTCAGTTCGGTCAGCTTGGCGCGGGTCTCCTTGCCCCGCTCGTCGAACAGGCACAGCTCCACGGCCTCCGCCCCGCCCGCCCACAGCGCGAAGTTGGTGCCCGCCACCCCGTCCGGCCCGACCCGGAAGCGGGCGCCGAGCGGCACCGGCGCCCCCGGCCGCACGGGGACCCCCGGGGCCCTGCCGCGCGCCCCGTTCAGCACGGCCGGGCGCCCCTCCTCAGCGGCGACCGCCCCGGCCACCGCCTCCTGCTCGGCTGCGCTCGACACCTGACGGCCTCCCACGGCTCAGGGACCACACGCGTAGGGAAAGGGGCCGCGGCCGTCCCGTGCCGCGGCTCCCCGTCGCGTCGTCTCCCCACTGTTCTGCCCAGCGCGTAGCTCGCACTCACGTTTCCCCAGGGCCGCCCCCGTCGTTGGGGTCTTCGTGAGGCACGTACAAGGGCGCGCGCGGCGCGCGGTGGCCGTCGTGGCCGCCGTACTGACATGGGCGGGGCTGCTGGCCGGTGTGGCCGGCTGCACCGAGGACGGCGACCGGGCCGGGCTCGGCCGGATGCTGGACAAGGCACCGGCGCCCGAGGACGTCATCCGGGTGACGCCCGAGGACAAGGCCGAGGGCGCGTCCCCCGACGACCGGCTGCTGGTCCGGGTGCGCAGCGGGCGCCTGGAGTCCGTGCGGGTGGTGCGGTCGCAGGACGCCGAGGAGACCCCGGTGCCCGGCCGCATCTCCAAGGACGGCCTGCGCTGGGAGCCGGACGAACCCAGGCTCGCCCTGGCCGCCCGGTACACGGTCGACGCGGTGGCCCTCGACGGCCACGGGCGCCGCAGCGCACGGCACACGACGTTCACCACGTACGTCCCCGACAAGCGGTTCATCGGCTACGTCACCCCCGAGGACCGCTCGACCGTCGGCACCGGGATGATCGTGTCCCTGAAGTTCAACCGCGCGATCGCCCGCAGGGCCGCCGTGGAGCGCGCGGTCCGGGTCACCGCCGAACCGGCCGTGGAGATCCGCCCGCACTGGTTCGGCGCGACCCGCCTGGACTTCCGCCCCGAGCACTACTGGAAACCCGGCACGCAGGTCACCGTCGCCCTGGACCTGCGGGACGTCGAGGGGGCGCCCGGCGTGTACGGCCTGCAGCGCAAGACGTTCTCCTTCACCGTCGGCCGGCACCAGGTCTCCGTCGTCGACGCGGCCCGGCACACCATGGAGGTGCGGCGCGACGGCGCCCTGCTGACGACCGTGCCCATCACCGCGGGCGCGCCGAAGACCACCACCTACAACGGCAAGATGGTCGTCACCGAGATGCTCGAGCTGACCCGGATGAACGGCGCCACCGTCGGTTTCAAGAAGGCCGACGGCAAGGGCGAGTACGACATCCCCGACGTCCCGCACGCCATGCGCCTGACCGACTCGGGCACGTTCCTGCACGGCAACTACTGGGCGGACCCCTCCGTCTTCGGGAGCGCCAACGTCAGCCATGGATGCGTGGGCCTGCGGGACGTCAAGGGCGGCGGCTCCGACACCCCCGCGGGCTGGTTCTTCGACCGCAGCCTCATCGGGGACGTCGTCGAGGTCGTGCACAGCAACGACAAGCGGGTGGCCCCGGACAACGGCCTCGGCGGCTGGAACATGGGCTGGACGGACTGGAAGGCGGGGACCGCCGTCAAGTAGCCGCACGACGCCGCCGGGTGGAGCGACGGGGGGCCGTGCCGCCCGCCCGGCGATGTTGGAACGAAACGGTGACAGAAGCACCGACGTCCACGACCTGACCTTGTGGTTAATATGCGCCGGTGAGCGCGGTGGACGCGCGGGGGAATGGGGCCGGAAAGGCCCGGGGGAGGGACACGGAATTGAACGTGCGGCCGATATCGGGGGCGTCGGTTGACGCACGCGCGCGGCGCGGACGCAAGGGCATGGCGGCACTCGCCGGAGTGCTGCTGCTGGCCGTCACCGCGTGCGGGGGCGGCGGCGGATCGGACTCGGGCGGTGACACCGCCAAGGGCGGGGACTCCTCGCAGGCCGAGGTCCGCAAGTCCCGCGCGCAGGTGACCATAGCCCCGAAGGACGGGGCCAAGGCCGTCGACACCAGCGGCGAGCTGAAGGTCACCGCGGCCAAGGGCAAGCTGACCGCCGTCGAGGTGAAGGACGGCAAGGGCAACAAGATCGACGGCGAGATATCCGGCGACGGCGCCACCTGGACGCCGTCCGCGCATCTCGCCGCCTCGACCAAGTACACGGTGCACGCGGTCGCCAAGGACACCGAGGGCGTCGAGACCACACAGGACTCCGACTTCACCACGCTCACCCCGAAGGCCACCTTCCTCGGCCGGTTCACCCCCGAGGACGGCTCCGAGGTCGGGGTCGGCATGCCGTTCTCCCTCCGCTTCGACCGGGGCATCACCAACCCCGACGACGTCGAGAAGGCCGTGAGGATCACGACCGAGCCGGCCGTCGAGGTCGCCGGTCACTGGTTCGGCAACGACCGCCTGGACTTCCGGCCCGAGAAGTACTGGAAGGCCGGCACCAAGGTCACCGTCGACCTGAACCTCGACGGTGTCGAGGGCCGCGACGGCGTCTACGGCAAGCAGGACAAGAAGATCACCTTCACCATCGGCCGCAACCAGGTCTCCTACGTCGACGTGAAGACGAAGAAGATGAAGGTCACGCGCGAGGGCAAGGTCATCAGGACCATCCCGGTCACCACCGGCGCGCCCGGCTACGAGACCTGGAACGGCCAGATGGTCATGACCGAGAAGTTCGTCCAGACCCGGATGAACGGCGACACGGTCGGCTACGAGGGCGAATACGACATCAAGGACGTGCCGCACGCCATCCGCCTCACCGACTCCGGCACCTTCATCCACGGCAACTACTGGGCGAGCGGCGCCTTCGGCAACACCAACGCCAGCCACGGCTGTGTCGGACTGCGCGACGTCAAGGGCGCCTGGGACAAGAACGCCCCGGCCGCCTGGTTCTACAACCGCTCGATGATCGGTGACGTCGTGGTCGTGAAGAACTCCGCCGACGCCACGGTCGCCCCGGACAACGGCCTCAACGGCTGGAACATGTCCTGGGAGAAGTGGAAGGCGTAACGCCCGCCTGGTGACGGCCTGACGGCCCCGGTGCGCACCCGCACCGGGGCCGTTCGCGTTCTCCGCCCGGAGATGTGACCGACCGCACCCCTCCGCCCCGGGTTAGCCCCCGTTAACCTGCTCGCATGACCGTGAATCTCGAAGTCGCCGAAGGCGTCGGTACCCTCCGTCTCGACCGGCCGCCGATGAACGCGCTGGACGTCGCCACCCAGGACCGGCTCAAGGAGCTCGCCGAGGAGGCCGGCCGCCGTGACGACGTGCGGGCCGTGGTGATCTACGGCGGGGAGAAGGTGTTCGCGGCCGGCGCGGACATCAAGGAGATGCAGGCCATGGACCACACGGCGATGGTCCTGCGCGCCCGCGCCCTGCAGGAGTCGTTCACGGCGGTGGCCCGGATCCCCAAGCCCGTGGTGGCCGCGGTGACCGGGTACGCGCTCGGCGGCGGCTGCGAGCTGGCCCTGTGCGCGGACTTCCGCATCGCCGCGGACAACGCGAAGCTGGGCCAGCCCGAGATCCTGCTCGGCCTGATCCCGGGCGCGGGCGGCACCCAGCGGCTGGCCCGTCTGGTCGGCCCGTCGAAGGCCAAGGACCTGATCTTCACCGGCCGGATGGTCAAGGCCGACGAGGCCCGTGAACTCGGCCTGGTGGACCGGGTGGTGGCGGCGGACCAGGTCTACGCCGAGGCGCACGCCTGGGCGGCGAAGCTGGCGCAGGGCCCGGCGATCGCGCTGCGCGCGGCCAAGGAGTCCATCGACGCCGGCCTGGAGACGGACATCGAGACGGGCCTCGCCATCGAGCGGAACTGGTTCGCGGGCCTGTTCGCGACCGAGGATCGCGAACGCGGCATGCGTAGCTTCGTCGAGGAGGGCCCGGGCAAGGCCAAGTTCCTCTGACGGCTCGCGGCGGTCCGGTGAAAGTCCGCCGTACCCCTTGCAATTGACACCGTGTCTGACCCGGATCCCCCGATGGGGCGGATTATGGGAGCCTTAAGCCAGCCTTAAGCCTGCCTTGTCGAGGGAGCCCGGCGAAGGCCGCCGGAGGGGGCTCCGCCGCAGCTCAGCGGGGCTGTGGACGGTTCCGAACTGCCGGTGGCATATGCCGATCGAGTGCAGCGGAATGACCGCTTCCGGGGGGTGTATTCCTCCGGAACGGCCCCGGAGAGCCCCGCGGGCCGCCATGATGGGGGCATGGCGGGGCTGGAGGGTATCGAACAGCCGCGGGGACACAGCCGTGCGACCGCGGCGCGCTGGTCGCCGGCGGTCGAGGACGAAACTGCCGCGAAGGCGCTGGAGTTGTTCGGCAATCCCACGGAGGCCGA containing:
- a CDS encoding L,D-transpeptidase translates to MRHVQGRARRAVAVVAAVLTWAGLLAGVAGCTEDGDRAGLGRMLDKAPAPEDVIRVTPEDKAEGASPDDRLLVRVRSGRLESVRVVRSQDAEETPVPGRISKDGLRWEPDEPRLALAARYTVDAVALDGHGRRSARHTTFTTYVPDKRFIGYVTPEDRSTVGTGMIVSLKFNRAIARRAAVERAVRVTAEPAVEIRPHWFGATRLDFRPEHYWKPGTQVTVALDLRDVEGAPGVYGLQRKTFSFTVGRHQVSVVDAARHTMEVRRDGALLTTVPITAGAPKTTTYNGKMVVTEMLELTRMNGATVGFKKADGKGEYDIPDVPHAMRLTDSGTFLHGNYWADPSVFGSANVSHGCVGLRDVKGGGSDTPAGWFFDRSLIGDVVEVVHSNDKRVAPDNGLGGWNMGWTDWKAGTAVK
- a CDS encoding enoyl-CoA hydratase/isomerase family protein — translated: MTVNLEVAEGVGTLRLDRPPMNALDVATQDRLKELAEEAGRRDDVRAVVIYGGEKVFAAGADIKEMQAMDHTAMVLRARALQESFTAVARIPKPVVAAVTGYALGGGCELALCADFRIAADNAKLGQPEILLGLIPGAGGTQRLARLVGPSKAKDLIFTGRMVKADEARELGLVDRVVAADQVYAEAHAWAAKLAQGPAIALRAAKESIDAGLETDIETGLAIERNWFAGLFATEDRERGMRSFVEEGPGKAKFL
- the glgX gene encoding glycogen debranching protein GlgX is translated as MSSAAEQEAVAGAVAAEEGRPAVLNGARGRAPGVPVRPGAPVPLGARFRVGPDGVAGTNFALWAGGAEAVELCLFDERGKETRAKLTELTHEIWHGFVPGVMPGQRYGYRVHGRWDPWTGARWNPAKLLLDPYARAVDGDFTLPPEVYGHVRDWPQQHVADTVRDERDSAPYVPKGVVVHDDAPDDEWQDDRRPKTPWADSVIYELHVRGFTKLHPGIPEELRGTYAGLAHPAAIEHLAKLGVTAVELLPVHQFAHEDHLLRRGLRNYWGYNSIGYFAPHAAYAASGTTGQQVGEFRRMVRALHAAGIEVILDVVYNHTAEAGELGPTLSLKGVDNRGYYRLQADARRYADYTGCGNTLHVVQPQVLRLITDSLRYWVTEMGVDGFRFDLAAALARSMHDVDMLSPFLAVIAQDPVLRRVKLIAEPWDIGSGGYQVGAFPPLWTEWNDRYRDAVRDFWRGALPDVRDLGYRLSGSSDLYAWGGRRPYASVNFVTAHDGFTLRDMVSYEHKHNEANGEGNRDGSNDNRSWNCGAEGGTDDEDVLALRRRQLRNLLSTLLLSTGVPMLVAGDEMGRTQRGNNNAYCQDNEISWLDWALLEEPGWKALFELTSRLIALRHRHPVLRRRAFFSGRPHSADGLRDLAWFTARGTEMTEADWYAPAATLGMYLSGRDIPGRDERGAQIVDDSFLVVLHTGHRPVDFVLPGTPWARRYEVVVDTSREEQAREPGAEHPAGTEISVPGRTVLLLRVAG
- a CDS encoding L,D-transpeptidase, producing MNVRPISGASVDARARRGRKGMAALAGVLLLAVTACGGGGGSDSGGDTAKGGDSSQAEVRKSRAQVTIAPKDGAKAVDTSGELKVTAAKGKLTAVEVKDGKGNKIDGEISGDGATWTPSAHLAASTKYTVHAVAKDTEGVETTQDSDFTTLTPKATFLGRFTPEDGSEVGVGMPFSLRFDRGITNPDDVEKAVRITTEPAVEVAGHWFGNDRLDFRPEKYWKAGTKVTVDLNLDGVEGRDGVYGKQDKKITFTIGRNQVSYVDVKTKKMKVTREGKVIRTIPVTTGAPGYETWNGQMVMTEKFVQTRMNGDTVGYEGEYDIKDVPHAIRLTDSGTFIHGNYWASGAFGNTNASHGCVGLRDVKGAWDKNAPAAWFYNRSMIGDVVVVKNSADATVAPDNGLNGWNMSWEKWKA